The Streptomyces halobius genomic interval ACGACGCGCTGGAGGAACAGTGGGCACCGACCCCCGGCGGCGGCCTGGGCTTCGCACCGCTGGCCGTCTCCGCCAACGTCCGCTACAGCTTCGACGCGGCCGGTCCGGTCGGCCGGCGCGTGGCCCCCGCCGACGTGCTCGTCAACGGCACCGCCCTCGACCCGGAACGCCGCTACCGCCTCGCCGCGCCCTCGTACACCCTCATCAACCAGGACGGCTTCAGCGCCTTCACCGGCTTCACCGCACCGGTCCGACACGCCCGCGACTTCGAGAGCTTCGTCACCTTCGTCCGCGCCCGGCAGCGGCTGACGCCCGCACCGCTGGACCGGGTGGCGGTCAAGAACGCGACGGCGCCCGGCGCCCGGATCGGCACCGTCATCGAACGGCAGCAGCTGCTCCAGGCCGACGGCAGCGCCGTACCCCGGCCGGAGGCGGCGCTGCGTACGGCGTCCGCGGGCGGGCCCGAGGGCCAGCGCGTCTTCAACGGCTTCCGGGTGCCGTGCTGAACCCCGGCCATCACTTGCTGAACCCCGGCCATCAATTGAGGAACCCCGATGGCGAGCAACCACCTCCGCGAGAGCGGCGGCGGTCCAGCCGCAAGGAGAGTGCTCAGGCGGCCCGCGCCTTCGTGGCGTACACGTCGACGTACTCCTGGCCGGACAGCCGCATGACGTCGCTCATCACCTCGTCGGTGACGGCCCGCAGGACATAGCGGTCGCGGTCCATGCCCTCGTAACGGGAGAAGTCCAGCGGTTCACCGAAGCGGATCGTCACCGGGGAGATGCGCGGCATGCCCTTGCCGTTCGGCTGCACCTTGTCGGTGCCGATCAACGCGTACGGGACGACGGGAGCGCCGGTCATCAGGGCCAGGCGGGCGACTCCCGTTCGGCCGCGGTAGAGCCGGCCGTCGGGGGAGCGGGTGCCCTCGGGATAGATGCCGAACACCTTGCCCTCTTCCAGGACGCGGCGGCCGGTCATCAGCGCCGCGACGCCGCCGTGCCCGCCGTCGCGGTCGACGGGGATCATGCCGCCGGTGGAGAAGAACCACGCCATGAGGCGGCCCTTGACGCCCTTGCCCGTGACGTACTCGTCCTTGCCGATGTAGAAGACCTGGCGCTTGACGCACAGCACCATGAACAGCGAGTCGATGAAGGTGACGTGGTTGCCGGCCAGGATCACCGGTCCGCTTCCCGGGATGCGCTCCATACCCTCAACCGTCGGGCGGAAAAGGACACGCATGACGAATCTGAGAATCGCCTTCAGCACAATGCGGGACAACGGGCCCTCCGGGTCGTGGCCGGTCAACGTCGAGTGAGCGCAGAACTCTGCAGCCCAGGACCATACTCGCGGGTTACCCCCGCTCGCACATCAGGTTCACGAGGTCGATACGCAGAATTGACACGCGTTATCACCCTGTTCCCTCCCATGCCGCCGCCCTGCCTCCCGGCGGCGACCGTCCATGCATACGATGCGGTCCGTCCCGTTGACAGGTGCGGGACATGGAAAACCTCAGAACGATCAAGGAGCGCGGGAATGCAGAAGCGGCAGCAGCCGGGACGGCGGACGGTGCTGGGGGCCGCGGCCCTCGGCGCGGGAGCGGCGGTGTTCGGCGGCGCCGGCCACGCGAGCGCGAGCCAGACGAGCGCCGTCGGGCGCGGGGCGGCGGGCCGGGGGCTGCCGGTGCCGCTGGTCGTCGGCCACCGTGGCGCCGCCGGTTACCGCCCGGAGCACACCTTCGGCTCCTACCAGCTCGCCCTCGACATGGGCGCGGACATCATCGAGCAGGACCTCGTCCCGACGAAGGACGGGCATCTGGTCTGCCGGCACGAGAACGACATCACCGCGACCACCGATGTCGCCGACCACCCCGAGTTCGCCGGCCGCAAGACCACCAAGACCGTGGACGGCAAGGACCTCACCGGCTGGTTCACCGAGGACTTCACGCTCGCCGAGCTGAAGACGCTGCGCGCCACGGAGCGCATCCCCGACGTCCGGCAGCGCAACACCCTCTACAACGGCCGCTGGCAGATCCCCACCTTCGACGAGGTCCTGCGCTGGGCCGAGCGCGAGGGCGAAAAGCGCGGCCGCCCGGTGTGGCTCTACATCGAGACCAAGCACCCCACCTACTTCCGCAAGCTCGGCCTCGGCCTGGAGGAGCGGCTGGCGAAGGCGCTGCGCGCCCACGGCCGGCACCGGAAGGGCGCCCCGAACTTCCTGCAGTCCTTCGAGCCCAGCAGCATCCAGCGGCTCGGCGAGCTGGGCCTGCGCTGCCCCAAGGTCGTCCTGCTCGACGAGCCGAGCGTCCGGCCCTGGGACTTTGTCGAGGCCGGTGACACGCGCACCACGGCCGATCTGCTCAAGCCCGAGGGCCTGGAGTGGATCGTTGGCTTCGCCGACGGCATCGGTCCCTGGCTGCCGCAGGTCATCGCGCAGGACGAGAGCGGCAAGCTCGGTGAGCCCACCACGCTCGTCCGCGACGCGCACGCCGAGGGGCTGGCCGTTCACCCGTACACCATGCGGAACGAGAACAGCTTCCTGCCGCTCGACTTCCAGGTCGGCAAGGACCCCGACGCCTACGGTGACGTCTTCGGCGCCCTGAAGGCGTACTTCGCCACCGGCATCGACGGCATCTTCTCCGACAACCCGGACACCGCGCTGCTCGCGGCCGCGGACTTCCGCAAGGGCTGACCGGCCGCCGCTCCCGGCTTCCGGCCCCGGGACCGGCCCCGGCCTCCCCGCATGTCCCGCCAGTGCCTCCGAGTTGGGAATGTCACAGGGGAGCTCGGGGCCGGTCCGTACGCGTTGTCCGGAATGTCCGCGTGGGATGTCCGCCGTGGAGATTGCCGCTGTCGATTTCCGGGGACTCCGGAAACACCGAGAGCGAACCGACAAGGGGAGGCATACGCGCATGGGCACCAGCGTGACCATCTCTGCGGCGACCGACCAGGACGCCGAGCAGATCCTCAAACTCCAGTACCTCTGCTACCAGACGGAGGCCGCGCTGTACGACGACTACGGCATCGAGCCGCTCACCCAGACCCTGGACTCCCTGCGGGCGGAACTGGGCGAGGGCTGCGTCGTGGTCGCCAGGCTCGGCGAGGAGGTGGTCGGATCGGTGCGCGGCACCGTCGACGCGGCCGGCACCGGCGAGATAGCCAAGCTCATCGTGCATCCGCGGATGCAGCGGCACGGCCTGGGCGGACGGCTGCTCGACGCGATCGAGGCGCGGCTGGCGGCGGAACGGTCGGCCAAGCGCTACCGCCTGCGCACCGGACACCGCAGCGAGGGCAATCTGCGGCTGTACCGCGGCCACGGTTACGCACCGGTCGGGACGGAGCAGATCACCCGCAGGCTGAGCATGATCACGCTGGAAAAGGCCGCGCTCGAAGAAGACGTGGCCGCCGGGGCGCTCGTCGCGGGGGCGTAGCGGAGCGGGTGGGGCCCTGCTCTTCACGAGCTCGGGGGGTCCACGCACGCGCATGGGCCCTCCCCCGAGCTCGTGAAGAGCAGGGCAACCCGTCCCATGGCCCTCCCCGGTTACGCCGTACGCGACCGGCGCAGCCAGATCAGCCCGGTGACGGGCAGCAGGACCGGGATGAAGAGATAGCCCTTCCCGTAGTCCGACCACACCGTGGCGTCGGGGAAGGCGGACGACTCGACAAGCGTCCAGGTGCCGATGCCCAGCACCCCGAGGAGCTCCAGGGCGCAGCAGACGAACGCGGCGATGCGGGCGCCCTCACCGCCGCGTACCAGCGAGAAGGTGATGAAGCCGTAGACGGCCGCGGAGACCGCCGAGAGGCTGTACGCCAGCGGGGCCAGGTCGAACTGTGCGACGACCTGGAAGGCGGAGCGGGACGCGGCCGCGACGGTGAAGACGGCGTAGAGGGTGACCAGCAGCCGACCGGGGCCGCTGCCCAGGGAACGCTTCGCGGACGCCGCGGTGCCGTCGGCCGCGGTGGCCGCCTCCGGGGTCGCCGAGGGCTCAGGCACTGCCGCCTCCCCAGATGTCGAAGAGCCGCACTTCCAGCACGGCCAGCACCACGGCGCCCGCCGCGACGGTGGCCGAACCCCAGCGGGTGCGCTCCGAGAGCGACATGAACCCGGTCCCGGGGACGCAGACGGCCGCCCCGAGCAGATAGGCCACGAAGATGGCGGTGCCCTGCTCCGGCGACTGCCCGCGCGCCAACCGCACGACCGCGACGACCAGTTGGACGACGGCGAGCAGCGCCACCACGGCCATGCCGATGAAGTGCCAGTCCTTCGTCGGCTCGTCGCGGTAGGCGGCGAAGCCGCACCAGGCGGCGAGGGCGAGCGCGGTGACCGCGACCGCGATCGTCAGCGCGTCGATCATCGTGACCTCCGGGCGGCGGGGCCGCGCGCCGTGGGGTTGTGGAGCATGGGGCGATGCTAATCGGCTTCCGGTGGCCGCCCGCCGTCGGCCCCACCACGGCACATACGCCCGTCGAGCACGTACGCTCGTCAAGCATGAACATCTCCGCTGAAGCGCTCCTCTTCGACAATGACGGCACCCTGGTCTCCTCCATCGCGTCCGTCGACCGCTGCTGGACGCGGTGGGCGAAGGAGTACGGCGTCACCGCGGAGGACTTCGCGCGGATCCAGCTGCACGGCCGCCCGGCGGTCGAGATCGTCGCCGATCTGCTGCCCCCGGACCGGATACCCGAGGCGCTGGCCCGGATCGAGCAGCTGGAGGTCGAGGACGTCGCGGGCGGGGTCGTCGCGCTGCCCGGCACCCACGCGCTGCTGGCGGACCTGCCCGCCGAGCGGTGGGCCGTGGTCACCTCCGCCACCCGACGGTTGGCCGAGGCGCGGCTGGGCGAGGCCGGGGTGCGGCCGAAGCACCTGATATCCGCCGATGACATCAGCCGTGGCAAGCCCGACCCGGAGCCGTTCCTGCTCGCCGCCGCACGGCTCGGTGTCGACCCGGCCCGCTGCGTCGTCTTCGAGGACGCGCCGGCCGGGCTGGCCGCGGGCCGCGCGGCCGGGATGACCACCGTGGCGTTGACCACAACGCACCGCGCCGGTGAGCTCCACGCGGATGTGGTCGTCCCCGATCTGTCGGCGGTGTCCGGGCAGGCCATCGACGGCACGGTGGAGCTCACCGTCGCGGACTGATCCGCCGTCCACGGACCGGTCAGCCCTGTCTGCTATCCGGACGGGTGTGATCGGCCCGTACGCATGTCTGGTTTACTTGCCGCCATGACCACGACGAGCAGCCGCACCCCTGCGACCGAGGCGACCACGACGCCCGGTGCTCGTTGCCTGTGTCGAATGTGTGACCGCTGAGGGCCCCCGCCTGAGCCTCGCGCCCCGAAGCGAGCACCCTCCCCCAAGCTCTGAAGGGGCAGGGGGACCGCCATGCTGCGCCGTACGTCGGTCCCGACGTCCCGACGCCGACGGCCGCCCCGCGTCACCGGAACCCGGAGCCGGGCCCTGCGCCCGCCGCCGCTCCCCGTTCCCCTCTGCCGCACTCGCAAGAATGCCCCGTGCCCGGCGGGCGAGCCGCCGAGCACTCGACAGTGACGGAATTCCCTGTGATCACCACAACGGGCCTGACCAAGGTCTACCGTTCAGGCGACCGCGAAGTCACCGCCCTGGACGGCGTCGATCTGCACGTCCGCGAGGGCGAGGTGTACGGCGTCCTCGGCCAGAGCGGCGCCGGCAAATCCACCTTGATCCGCTGCCTCAACCTCCTGGAGCGCCCCACCTCCGGCACGGTGACCGTGGCCGGCCAGGATCTCACCGCGCTGGCCGGCGACCAGAAACGCGCCAATGCCGCGCTGCGCGCCGCCCGCAGCCATATCGGCATGGTCTTCCAGCACTTCAACCTGCTGTCCTCGCGCACCGTCCAGGACAACGTCGAACTGCCCCTGGAAATCCTCAAGCTCGACCGCTGCGAGCGCGCCCGCAAGGCCCTGGAACTGCTGGACCTGGTCGGCCTCGCCGACAAGGCCAAGGCGTACCCGGCGCAGCTCTCCGGCGGCCAGAAGCAGCGCGTGGGCATCGCCCGCGCGCTGGCCGGCGACCCCAAGGTGCTGCTCTCCGACGAGGCCACCAGCGCCCTGGACCCGGAGACCACCCGTTCCATCCTGCAGTTGCTGCGCGACCTCAACCGCCGGCTGGGCCTGACCATCGTCCTGATCACCCACGAGATGGACGTCGTCAAGACCATCTGCGACTCGGCCGCGCTGATGAAGAACGGCCACGTCGTCGAACAGGGCACCGTCGCCGAACTGCTGGCCACCCCCGGCTCCGAACTGGCACGGGAGCTGTTCCCGGTCGGCGGCGAGCCCTCGGGCGCGGACCGCACCGTCGTCGACATCACCTTCCACGGCGCGGCCGCCACCCGCCCGGTGATCTCCGAGCTGGCGCGTACCTACAACATCGACATCTCGATCCTCGGCGCCGCCATGGACACCGTCGGCGGCAAGCAGATCGGCCGGATGCGGATCGAACTCCCCGGCCGCTTCGAGGAGAACGTGGTGCCCATCGGCTTCCTGCGGGAGCAGGGTCTGCAGGTCGACGTGGCGGACGCGGCAGACGACGAGCCCGACAACGAACCGGCGGTCCCGGCGCCCGCCGCCGCGCCGCTCAAGGAAGGTGCCAAGTGAGCTGGACCGAGATGCGGCCGCTGCTGCTCGACAACACGCTCGACACCCTCTTCATGGTGTGGTGGTCGGCGTTCTACGCCGTCCTCATCGGCATCCCCGTCGGTGTGCTGCTGCATCTGACCGACCGCGGCGCCATGCTGCAGAACGTCGTGGTGAACAAGGTCCTCGGCGCGATCGTGAACATCGGACGGTCCTTCCCGTTCCTGATCCTGATCGTGGTGCTGATCCCCTTCACCCGGCTCGTCGTCGGCGTCTCCATCGGCCCCACCGGCGCCGTCGTCCCGCTCGCCATCGCCGCCATCCCGTTCTTCGCCCGCCTCGTGGAGGCCGCGCTGCGCGAGGTCGACCACGGCCTCGTGGAGGCCGCCCAGGCGATGGGCGGCGGCACGTGGACCATCGTCTTCAAGGTGCTGCTCCCGCAGGCGCTGCCCGCGCTGGTCGCGGCCGTCACCACCACCGTCATCACGCTGATCGGCTACTCCGCGATCGCCGGCGCGGTCGGCGGCGGCGGCCTCGGCAACCTGGCCTACACCTACGGCTACCAGCAGTACGAGACCTCGCTGATGATCACCACCGTGGTCGAGCTGATCGTCCTGGTCACGCTCGTGCAGCTGCTCGGCGACCTCGTCGTCCGCCGGCTGGCCGGCCGCGGCAGCCGCGGCACGTCCGTTCGTCGCGTCTTCGGCGGTTCGCGCCGCGTACGGACCGAGGAGCCGGCGCCCGCCACCAGCGAGGCCGCCTGACCCCCCTGAGCCACACCCGCATCACCCAGGGCCCGGACCCTTTGCCGGGCGTACACCACACACGCGTCAACGAGCCCGTGTGAACAAGAAAGAGGCACTCTTCGTGCGTAACACCGTCAAGATCGCCGTGGCCGTCGCCGCCGCTTCCGCCGTCGCCCTCGGCGCCGGCGCCTGCAGCGCCCCCTCCGACGCCATCGCCAGCGGCGACAAGGGCGACAAGAACGCCCCGCTCGTCGTCGCCGCCAGCCCCACTCCGCACGGCGCCATCCTCGACTTCGTCAAGAACGAGCTGGCGGACAAGGCGGGCCTGAAGCTGGTCGTCAAGCCGTTCAACGACTACAAGATCCCGAACAAGGTCACCGACGACGGCCAGGTCGACGCCAACTTCTTCCAGCACAAGCCGTTCCTCGACACCTTCAACAAGGAGAACGGCACGCACATCGTGCCCGTCGTGAACGTCCTCATCGAGCCGCTCGGCGTCTACTCCAAGAAGCTCGACAGGCTCTCGGACCTCAAGGCCGGCAGCACCGTCTCCGTTCCCAACGACCCCTCCAACGAGGGCCGGGCACTCAAGCTGCTCGCCGACCAGGGCGTGATCACCCTCAAGCCCGGCGTCGGCGCCGACGCCAAGCTGACCGACGTCAAGGACGACAAGGGCGTCAAGCTCACGGAGCTGGAGGCCGCACAGACCGCACCCCGCATCGACGATGTCGACGCCGCGATCATCAACGGCAACTTCGCCATCGGCGCCAAGCTCAAGCCCTCCGAGGACGCCCTGGCCCTGGAGAACGCCAAGGACAACCCCTACGCCAACTTCCTCGCCGTCAAGAAGGGCAACGAGAACGACCCGCGGATCAAGAAGCTCGCCAAGCTCCTGAACTCCGACGAGGTCAAGAAGTTCCTGCAGGACACGTACAAGGACGGCTCGGTCATCCCGGCCTTCGGACCCGCGAAGAGCTGACGGCCGTTCGACGGCCCCCGTGCCGGGGCCCCGGATCCGCGCACCGTGCGGCCGGGGCCCCCGCGCGTGGCGAACCCGCAGGCAGATGCTGCATGCTGGTGCATTCAAGACGGGTCGGACGACCCGCGAACTCACGGAGAAACGGCCCGTGACGTCCCGGAACACCATGGTCAACGGCGTGGGAGCAGCGGCATGACATCCACCTTTCCGGACATCTCCATCAGCACGGACCGGCTGGTGCTGCGCCCCTTCGAAGAGGCCGATGTGCCCGCCCTCACCGAGATGATGACCGACGAACTCGTCACCGCCTGGACCGATCTGCCGCACCCCTACACCACCGCCGACGCCCGCGCCTGGGCCACCGGCAAGGCCGCCGCGGTCCGTACCGAAGGCCGCGGCATCGCCCTGGCCGTCACCGAATTCCTCACCCAGCGCCTGGTCGGCGCCCTCCACGTCGACCACACCGACTGGCGGGTGCTCAGCACCGAGATCGGCTATGTCATCGCCCCCTGGGCCCGCGGCGAGGGCTATGCCGGCGAATCCGTGCTCGCGGTCGCGCACTGGCTCTTCGAGGACCAGAAGTTCGAGCGTATCGAGCTGCGCACCGCCGCCGACAACACCGCCTCCCACCAGGTCGCCCAGAAGATCGGCTGTATCAGCGAAGGCGTGCTGCGCAACGCCTGGATAGCCCGCAGCCCCACGGAAGACGGCGGCTGGACGGACATCCGGACGGATCTGATCGTGTGGAGCCTGCTGCCCGAGGACCTCGACGGGGTCCCCGGCCGCGCGGCGGACGCCAGCGGGTTCGGCTACCCCGAGTGGAACTGAACAGGTCTCTCTCCGGTCTGGACCTCCCGAGGTAGTCTCGGCCTGCGCACCTCCGCGACCAGCGCGGACCCTTGTCACAGCACCGCGGAGCCCCCACTCGCCCGCGTAACCAACAGCAGCCCCAGGAGACTGACGAGCATGGCCGACCGGGTCACGGTGATCGGATGGGACGGCTCGCCGCTGACCGCCGCCGCCCGCTCCGCCCTGGGCGCTGCGACGCTGGTGGCCGGCGCCGCCCACCACCTCGCACGGCCCGAGATCCCGCCGAACGCCGAACGCGTCCGGCTCGGCAGCCTGTCCCTCGCCGCCCGCCGTATCGCCCGGCACCGCGGCTCCGCGGTCGTCCTCGCCGACGGCGACCCCGGCTTCTTCGGCGTCGTACGCACCCTCCGCGCGCCCGAATTCGGCCTGGAAGTGGAAGTGGTCCCCGCCGTCTCGGCCGTCGCGGCCGCTTTCGCACGGGCCGGCATGCCCTGGGACGACGCCCAGATCGTGGTCGCCCACAGCCGCGATCTGCGCCGCGCGGTGAACGTCTGCCGCGCCCACACCAAGGTCGCGGTTCTCACCGCACCCGGCGCCGGCCCCACCGAACTCGCCCTGCTGCTGCGCGGCGTCCACCGCACGTTCGTCATCTGCGAGGAACTGGGTACCGACCGCGAGCAGGTGACAGTCCTCACATCCGACAAGGCCGCCGACCACGTCTGGCGCGACCCCAATGTCGTGATTGTCGTGGGTGGTTCGCCCGCCGGCGCCGCGGCCCAGGGGACCGGCTGGATCGCCGCCCACGAGGTGGGACATCCGACCGGCCCGCGCGGCTGGGGACTTCCGGCCCGCGCCTACGGCGGCGCCCTCGACGAGGGCGAGTCCGTCCAGCTGCGGACGGCCCAACTGGCCCGTATGGGACCGCGAGTGGGCGATCTGGTCTGGGACATCGGCTGCGGCAGCGGCGCCGCCGCCGTGGAGGCGGCGCGGTTCGGCGCCGCGGTCATCGCGGTGGACGCCGATGACGACGCCTGCGGGCGCACCGCCGCGGTCGCCCGTCGCTACGGCGTACAACTCCAGGTCGTGCACGGGCGCGCGCCGCACATCCTGGAAGACCTGCCCGAGCCGGACGTGGTGCGGATCGGCGGCGGGGGAGCGGCGGTCGTTGACGCCTGCGCGGCCCGCCGCCCGGAACGCATCGTGACCCACGCCGCGACCCGCGACGAGGCCGAATCGATCGGCAAAGCGATGGCCGACGGCGGCTACGACGTCGAGTGCGCGCTCCTGCAGTCCGTCGACCTGGACACCTCGGTCTGGGTCGAACGCGAACGTTCCGTCGTCTTTCTGCTCAGCGGCTATCGCGTTCCTCACCCGTGACCGGTACGGCACCCTGCGGAGGGTAGGCTGGCGGATCGTTGCGCCGCCGTTCCGCGTTCGGCTTCGTGCGCCAATATCCGGAAAATGCCGTGGTTTTGGTCGAAAATGAAGCTCTGGAGAGCGGACGTGCCGCGAGGCGCGCTCGCTCGTTCTAGCTATCGGGGCGTCGGCGCGCCCCGGTCGAGCGCGTCGCACGGGCGGTTGGAAGGAGCACTACCAATGGGCGAGGGGTACGCATGACCGACACCGGCCAGGTCCCGGGCGAGGGACAGCCGGAGAACGCAGGCGGACATCCCGGGCAGCCACAGCCGGCGTCCGTTCCCTTCCCTGCCGACGCCGGACCGATGGAACAGCAGGGCTGCGTCCCCGCTCCCGACGCCTACCCCTACCTCGACCCGGCCGACGGTGCCGCCGAGGACGACGATCTGCTGCTGATGCCGGGTGCCCAGGGCGCCTGGAGCGAGCAGCAGGCACAGCAGCCGCTCCCGCAGCCGCACGAGACCCACCAGCAGGCGCCGGCCCAACCGCCGCAGCAGGGCGTACCGGGACAGGGCGTACCGTTCGCCGCCCCGGGCGCCGGTTTCGCGCCGGTGCCCGCGCAGGGCGGCGACCATGAGAGCGGCGGCCGGGACTCCGGTTCGGTCGACCTCAGCGCCGTCCGCATTCCGCAGCCCGCCGCACCGCCGCAGCAGGAACGTCCGCAGAACGCGCCCGAGGCGCCGGCGCCACCGGAGCCCACCCGCCCGACTGCGCCCGAAGCGCTGGCGCAACCAGACCCCACCCGCCCCACCGTGCCCACCCGGCGCCCGCTGCACATGGGCCCGCCCGTCCCGGACCCGACCGGCGGCGTCGTTCGCTCGCTCGCCGACCGCGGGCCTGCGGGCACGCCCCCGCAGAACGCCGCGCGGCACGCCGGACCACAGGTCACCGGCCCCGAGTACTTCGACACCCCCGCCGAGAGCCCGGCACCCGCCCCGGCCGAGCAGCCCGCCGCCGCCCCGCCGGCCGAGCCGCAGACGGCGCCAGGTCGGCAGCCCCACGCCGAGCAGAACTTCGCCGATGTGGCGTACGCCGAGCAGCCGTCCGCGGCCCCGTCGTACGGTGAGCAGCCCTACGGCGGCCAGGTGTACGCCGAGCAGTCCTACGGCGCCGCGGGCCAGGGCCCGCTGCCGGGCCCGCAGCTCGGTGAGATCCCGTCACAGGTCCCGCCGTGGGGCGAGGCGTCCGCGCAGGCGGTGGCGGCCCCGGTGGCGGAGGCGGCCGATCCCGCTGCGGTGGCGCCGCCCGCCGAGGCCGGTGCCGTGGCCGCGCGCGAGGCGGCTCCTGAGGGCGGGGGAGAGGCGGCTCCGGCCGACCGGCCGGTCGCGTCCGACCAGTCGGCTGCCGTCGGCCGCCCGGACGTGTCCGCTGAGCCGGTGTCGTCCGAGCGGCCGCCCGCGTCCGACAACGCGGTCGCGCCTGCCGGGTCCCAGCCGTCGGCCGCCGGGCCCGTGTCGTCGTCCGCCGCGCCGGGCGTCGCGCTGCCCGTCGAGCAGCCGCAGCCGATGCCGGCTCAGGGCGCTCCGGATGCCGGGGCGGTCGCCGCGGACGCCGTCCAGGAAGGGCAGCGGTCCGCGGCCCCGGTGGAGGCGCGGCCTCAGCACCCGCAGGACGTGGTTCCGGACGCGGCGACGGCAGGTCAGGACGTCCAGCCCGCCCCGGAGGCAGCTCACGAGGCCGCGCCGGACGGTGCCGTCCCCGCCCAGCAGCCCGAGGCCGCCGCCGCGGCTGCGCAGCAGCCCGTGGAGCAGAGCCAGGCCGTCGAGGCCGAGGCGGCGGGGCGGCCTGCCGCGGACCGAGCGGCGCTGCCTCAGACGGCGCAGGCCCAGGCTCCCGCGGAAGCGCAGGCGCAGCCGGCCGTCGCCGACCAGGCCCCGCAGGCCGTCGGCGAGGCCGCTCCGTCT includes:
- a CDS encoding lysophospholipid acyltransferase family protein, with translation MSRIVLKAILRFVMRVLFRPTVEGMERIPGSGPVILAGNHVTFIDSLFMVLCVKRQVFYIGKDEYVTGKGVKGRLMAWFFSTGGMIPVDRDGGHGGVAALMTGRRVLEEGKVFGIYPEGTRSPDGRLYRGRTGVARLALMTGAPVVPYALIGTDKVQPNGKGMPRISPVTIRFGEPLDFSRYEGMDRDRYVLRAVTDEVMSDVMRLSGQEYVDVYATKARAA
- a CDS encoding glycerophosphodiester phosphodiesterase; translated protein: MQKRQQPGRRTVLGAAALGAGAAVFGGAGHASASQTSAVGRGAAGRGLPVPLVVGHRGAAGYRPEHTFGSYQLALDMGADIIEQDLVPTKDGHLVCRHENDITATTDVADHPEFAGRKTTKTVDGKDLTGWFTEDFTLAELKTLRATERIPDVRQRNTLYNGRWQIPTFDEVLRWAEREGEKRGRPVWLYIETKHPTYFRKLGLGLEERLAKALRAHGRHRKGAPNFLQSFEPSSIQRLGELGLRCPKVVLLDEPSVRPWDFVEAGDTRTTADLLKPEGLEWIVGFADGIGPWLPQVIAQDESGKLGEPTTLVRDAHAEGLAVHPYTMRNENSFLPLDFQVGKDPDAYGDVFGALKAYFATGIDGIFSDNPDTALLAAADFRKG
- a CDS encoding GNAT family N-acetyltransferase; this encodes MGTSVTISAATDQDAEQILKLQYLCYQTEAALYDDYGIEPLTQTLDSLRAELGEGCVVVARLGEEVVGSVRGTVDAAGTGEIAKLIVHPRMQRHGLGGRLLDAIEARLAAERSAKRYRLRTGHRSEGNLRLYRGHGYAPVGTEQITRRLSMITLEKAALEEDVAAGALVAGA
- a CDS encoding HAD-IA family hydrolase gives rise to the protein MNISAEALLFDNDGTLVSSIASVDRCWTRWAKEYGVTAEDFARIQLHGRPAVEIVADLLPPDRIPEALARIEQLEVEDVAGGVVALPGTHALLADLPAERWAVVTSATRRLAEARLGEAGVRPKHLISADDISRGKPDPEPFLLAAARLGVDPARCVVFEDAPAGLAAGRAAGMTTVALTTTHRAGELHADVVVPDLSAVSGQAIDGTVELTVAD
- a CDS encoding methionine ABC transporter ATP-binding protein; protein product: MITTTGLTKVYRSGDREVTALDGVDLHVREGEVYGVLGQSGAGKSTLIRCLNLLERPTSGTVTVAGQDLTALAGDQKRANAALRAARSHIGMVFQHFNLLSSRTVQDNVELPLEILKLDRCERARKALELLDLVGLADKAKAYPAQLSGGQKQRVGIARALAGDPKVLLSDEATSALDPETTRSILQLLRDLNRRLGLTIVLITHEMDVVKTICDSAALMKNGHVVEQGTVAELLATPGSELARELFPVGGEPSGADRTVVDITFHGAAATRPVISELARTYNIDISILGAAMDTVGGKQIGRMRIELPGRFEENVVPIGFLREQGLQVDVADAADDEPDNEPAVPAPAAAPLKEGAK
- a CDS encoding methionine ABC transporter permease produces the protein MSWTEMRPLLLDNTLDTLFMVWWSAFYAVLIGIPVGVLLHLTDRGAMLQNVVVNKVLGAIVNIGRSFPFLILIVVLIPFTRLVVGVSIGPTGAVVPLAIAAIPFFARLVEAALREVDHGLVEAAQAMGGGTWTIVFKVLLPQALPALVAAVTTTVITLIGYSAIAGAVGGGGLGNLAYTYGYQQYETSLMITTVVELIVLVTLVQLLGDLVVRRLAGRGSRGTSVRRVFGGSRRVRTEEPAPATSEAA
- a CDS encoding MetQ/NlpA family ABC transporter substrate-binding protein — encoded protein: MNKKEALFVRNTVKIAVAVAAASAVALGAGACSAPSDAIASGDKGDKNAPLVVAASPTPHGAILDFVKNELADKAGLKLVVKPFNDYKIPNKVTDDGQVDANFFQHKPFLDTFNKENGTHIVPVVNVLIEPLGVYSKKLDRLSDLKAGSTVSVPNDPSNEGRALKLLADQGVITLKPGVGADAKLTDVKDDKGVKLTELEAAQTAPRIDDVDAAIINGNFAIGAKLKPSEDALALENAKDNPYANFLAVKKGNENDPRIKKLAKLLNSDEVKKFLQDTYKDGSVIPAFGPAKS
- a CDS encoding GNAT family N-acetyltransferase, giving the protein MTSTFPDISISTDRLVLRPFEEADVPALTEMMTDELVTAWTDLPHPYTTADARAWATGKAAAVRTEGRGIALAVTEFLTQRLVGALHVDHTDWRVLSTEIGYVIAPWARGEGYAGESVLAVAHWLFEDQKFERIELRTAADNTASHQVAQKIGCISEGVLRNAWIARSPTEDGGWTDIRTDLIVWSLLPEDLDGVPGRAADASGFGYPEWN
- the cbiE gene encoding precorrin-6y C5,15-methyltransferase (decarboxylating) subunit CbiE; translated protein: MADRVTVIGWDGSPLTAAARSALGAATLVAGAAHHLARPEIPPNAERVRLGSLSLAARRIARHRGSAVVLADGDPGFFGVVRTLRAPEFGLEVEVVPAVSAVAAAFARAGMPWDDAQIVVAHSRDLRRAVNVCRAHTKVAVLTAPGAGPTELALLLRGVHRTFVICEELGTDREQVTVLTSDKAADHVWRDPNVVIVVGGSPAGAAAQGTGWIAAHEVGHPTGPRGWGLPARAYGGALDEGESVQLRTAQLARMGPRVGDLVWDIGCGSGAAAVEAARFGAAVIAVDADDDACGRTAAVARRYGVQLQVVHGRAPHILEDLPEPDVVRIGGGGAAVVDACAARRPERIVTHAATRDEAESIGKAMADGGYDVECALLQSVDLDTSVWVERERSVVFLLSGYRVPHP